The Clostridiaceae bacterium HFYG-1003 genome includes a window with the following:
- a CDS encoding glycosyltransferase → MKQVSPVAHSPAASGQQSVKMILTNRFDPDVRVYKEARYLTAQGFDVEILCWDRENEYARTEVVDGIRIRRFNPPAVYGTGLQQLVPYIKFLRQVRQYLKTQEYAYLHCHDLDGMIVGAACRSANPSAKLIFDMHEIYEVQGKKQKIRRLVRALVSRYHGLADAILYVNELQLEHMSPANRKKLIHLPNYPDAANFSSDEKTVSPLLRVSYIGSVRHFQQMKNLLDAASGAEGVYTSIHGFGTAYKQLQELEAGYPNAQVTGPYHFQESTRLFSEADLLYIMYPMDTLQNRESEPIKFFEAIITRTPMIVSPLSRLAQYVTRYGIGYLVDGEDIGEIRRLLAHIATHREELAQMRERMKSIQFQFTWDHVVKDLSQIYQSDPNR, encoded by the coding sequence ATGAAACAAGTTTCGCCTGTCGCCCACTCCCCTGCTGCATCCGGGCAGCAATCCGTGAAAATGATACTGACCAATCGGTTTGATCCCGATGTGCGTGTCTATAAAGAAGCCCGCTACCTCACAGCACAAGGTTTTGACGTTGAAATCCTGTGCTGGGATCGGGAAAATGAATATGCCCGGACTGAAGTGGTGGATGGAATACGAATCCGCCGGTTCAATCCGCCCGCTGTATATGGCACAGGCCTGCAGCAGCTGGTTCCCTACATCAAATTTCTCCGGCAGGTTCGGCAATATCTTAAGACTCAGGAATATGCCTATCTCCATTGCCATGATCTGGACGGCATGATCGTCGGCGCGGCCTGCCGCTCCGCCAATCCTTCTGCCAAACTGATTTTTGATATGCACGAAATCTATGAAGTTCAGGGAAAAAAGCAGAAAATCCGCCGGTTGGTTCGTGCGCTGGTTTCGCGTTATCACGGCCTGGCCGACGCCATCCTGTATGTCAATGAACTTCAGCTGGAGCACATGAGCCCGGCGAATCGTAAAAAACTGATTCATCTGCCAAACTATCCCGATGCAGCCAATTTCAGTTCGGATGAAAAGACCGTTTCTCCTTTGCTGCGGGTTTCCTATATCGGTTCGGTCCGGCACTTTCAGCAAATGAAAAACCTCCTGGATGCCGCCTCAGGTGCCGAAGGTGTCTACACATCGATCCACGGGTTTGGAACGGCATATAAACAGCTCCAGGAGCTTGAAGCGGGCTATCCCAATGCTCAGGTTACCGGTCCTTACCATTTCCAGGAAAGCACTCGTCTGTTCTCAGAAGCCGATCTGCTATATATCATGTACCCCATGGATACGCTGCAGAACCGGGAATCTGAACCCATCAAGTTCTTCGAAGCCATCATCACGCGAACCCCCATGATCGTCAGTCCGCTCTCCCGCCTGGCTCAGTATGTTACCAGGTATGGCATCGGTTATCTGGTCGATGGTGAAGACATCGGAGAAATTCGCCGTCTGCTGGCTCATATCGCCACCCATCGCGAGGAACTGGCCCAAATGCGGGAACGAATGAAATCCATTCAGTTCCAGTTCACCTGGGACCATGTGGTGAAGGACCTCAGTCAGATCTATCAGTCTGACCCTAATCGTTGA